GGCGACTACATTGCCGCCTACGATGCCGCAAACCCGGATGCTCCCATGGTGTACGATTATACCCCTGTCAAGGAAAACATCCCATGGATGGAGATCCTGTTCTATCTGGCAATGCTGGGCTGCACCGGCTTCCTGCTGTTCTCCATGATGCGCGGCGGTGCTGGCGGCGGCGGAATCATGAACGTTGGCAAAGCCAAGGTGAAGGACGAGCACGAGAACCAAAAGACAGCCACCTTTGCCGATGTTGCCGGTGAGGACGAGGAAAAGGAAGAGCTGAAAGAGGTCGTGGAGTTCCTGAAAAGCCCGGAAAAGTTCAACACTCTGGGCGCACGCATTCCCCACGGCGTGCTGCTGGTAGGCCCTCCGGGCACCGGCAAGACCCTGCTGGCCCGCGCCTGCGCAGGAGAGGCCGGTGTGCCCTTCTATTCCATTTCCGGCTCTGACTTTGTGGAAATGTACGTCGGCGTGGGTGCATCCCGCGTGCGTGACCTGTTCGATAAGGCAAAGAAGTCCATGCCCTGCATCATCTTCATTGATGAGATCGATGCTGTGGGCCGTCAGCGCGGTGCCGGTCTGGGCGGCGGCCACGATGAACGCGAGCAGACCCTGAACCAGCTGCTGGTGGAAATGGACGGCTTTGAGGCCAACGACGGCATCATCGTCATGGCGGCCACCAACCGTGCCGACATTCTGGATAAGGCCCTGCTGCGGCCGGGCCGCTTTGACCGTCAGGTCTATGTGGGCCTTCCGGATGTCAAGGGCCGTGAGGAGATCCTCAAGGTCCACACCAAAAAGAAGCCGCTGGCCCCGGATGTCTCTCTCAGGGTCATTGCACAGCGCACCGCAGGCTTTGCAGGCGCAGACCTTGAGAACCTTGTCAACGAAGCGGCTCTGCTGGCTGCACGCCGCAACCGCAAGGCCATTACCATGGAGGATATCGAGGAAGCTTCCATGAAGGTGATGGCTGGCCCGGAGAAGAAGAGCCGCGTTGTGACCCCGGAGGAAAAGAAGCTGACTGCTTACCACGAGGCAGGCCACGCTGTGGCGGGCTTCTACTGCAAGCATCACCCCCGTGTGCACGAGATCACCATTATCCCGCGTGGTCAGGCTGGCGGCTACACCATGTATCTGCCTGAGAAAGACCGCAGCTACGTGACAAAGGGCGAAATGTTCGAGGATATTGTTTCCAGTCTGGGCGGCCGCGTGGCCGAACAGCTGATCCTGGAGGATATCTCCACCGGTGCTTCCAATGATCTGCAGCAGGCCACCAACATTGCCCGCCAGATGATCACCAAGTACGGCTTCTCGGAGCGGCTTGGCCCTGTGGTGTACGGTACCTCGCAGGAGGAAACCTTCCTGGGCCGCGATCTGGGTCAGGGCAAGGGCTACAGCGAGACCACCGCTGCCGAGATCGACGGCGAGATGCGGGATATCATCGATGAAGCCTACGAGACCTGCCGCCGCACCCTGACCGAGCACATCGATCAGCTGCACGCGCTGGCACAGGCCCTGATGGAACGCGAGAAGCTCAACGAGCAGGAGTTCAACATCATTATGGCGGGCGGTACACTGCCCCCGCGTGAAGGCGATGAGCCGAAGCCGGAACAGCCTGCTCAGACCGTGCAGGCTGCCCCTGCAGAGACTGCTCAGCAGGCCGAAACTGCTGAATCTGCAGAGACCGCTGAGCCTGCCGAACAGGCCGAAACGGCCCAGCCGCTGCCGGAGACCGCTGCACCGGAAACGCCGGATGCACAGGATCCGCAGAACTGATTTGATCCAAACGGAAAGGAGCGAGTGTCGTGGAGGAAAATTTTAACCCGGTCGCACGGACCCGCGCAAACTATTACACCCCCGGCAGCCCGGTGCAGTTCGTCTGCGTGGAGCTGCTCAAGGGTGATGTCAGCGGGGAGCACGCGGTCTGCCTGACCTTCAAGAATATTTCCAAGGTGACCCTGACCGCGCTGGAGATCCACTTCAAGTGCAAGGGCGTGGACGGCGTGATTCTGTGCGAGGACCGGTTCGAGTACCGTGACTTGGAAGTAAAGCCTGGCGAACTGTTTGGCATGGACGATGCGGTGTTCGTTACCGCAAAGGCCATCACCAGCGTGGATGTTTCGCTGTGCAACGTGTACAACGGCAAGCGGGTGGTGCATCTGGACGGCATCAAGCGCGTGCGCCTGCCTGCCCCCAAGCGCCTGTCTGCTGAGCTGGAAAAGGCGCTGGAGACCCGCATGAACCGCCCGGAGCTGAAGTATCAGCCGCAGGTGTTTGAAAATGGCTGGTACTGCGCCTGCGGTGCCTTCCACCCGAAGGAGGAGGATACCGTGTACTGCTCGGAGTGCGGCTGCGACCGCATCCTGCTGCAGAACGCGCTGAACACCCTGCTGCAGCCGGAACAGCCTGCCCAGACCGAGCCGGAACTGGAAACGCCTCTTGCCCCGCAGGCCGAAGAGCCTACCCGCATTATGGGCGCAGCGCCCGTGCAGGAGGAGCCGACCCGGATCATGGGTGCACCGTGCCGTGAAGCAGAACCACAGCCGGAAGAACCTGCTGCAGAGCAGACCCGTGTGATGGATGCCGGAATGCGGGCACAGTTCCCGGGCAGGGCATCCCATGCAGCTGCGGACGAAGGCACCCGTGTGATGCCTGCTGCAGCCCGCCGTGCACAGCCGATATCTCAGCAGCCGGAGCCTGCCTATGACGACGAGGAAGAATACGAGGACGAGCGCGACAGCGTGGCCGAAGCGCTGATCCGCTGGGTGCCGCCCATCACTGCCATTGTCTGTGCAGCAGTGGCACTGTGCGGCTTCGTGTATTACCAGTTCGTGCTGTAACACAAACAGCAGCGGAGAGGGCGGTATGCCTTCTCCGCTTTTTTGTATGCCAGAAGAAGGGAGAACCATTATGCCGGAAGAAGCCTTACAGGCTGCCTTTGAGATCAAGACTGCCTGCGATGAGATCAGCCGCCGCCTGCTGCGCTGGCACTGGGAGCACAAACCCGGTGCGCACAGCTTGGGTGCATTGCTGGATCACGTTGCACAGCGCCAGCAGGAAAGCCCGGACTACTACGACCGTATGCCGGATCTTTCCGGCAAAAACAGCTGGCAGCAGCTGGATACCACCATTTGTATGCGGGTTCTGCTGGACCCGGAAAAGGATGCCGCCAAACCGCTGGACCTGCTGGGCAATACCAGCAATCCGGGTGCGGCCCGCCGCGCCTGCAATGCTGTGCGCACCGCTCGCAACGAAGCCGCCCACGCCACCGATCACACCGATGCCGCTCAGGCGGCGATCCTGTTCAACGAGGCGGTGGAGAGCTTGGAAGACGGCTATGTGGGCACGGCTTTCCGCGAGAATGAACTTGCCCGCTATTACCGCGATGCAGAAAATTATCTGGCGCGCTGCGGCGCAAAGGAGCCGATCGTATCCAGCCGTGCGCCGGAAGAAAAAACGGCTGCGCACGAGCCAGCCCGCCAGAGCACAAAGCAGGGCCAGAACCGCAGCACCCAGAGCCGCAAAACGGCCGGCAGCCGTTCCTCCGGCAGCAGAAGCACCACAGCGCGCAGCAGCTCGGCCAAAAGCCGCAGCACGGCAGGCCGCAAAAAGAAACAGAGAAGAACTGGCAATAAAACCGTGTTCATCGTTCTGCTGGTGGTCCTGCTGCTGGGGCTTGCCGTGCGTGCATGGAGCATGGGCGCAGCCTGACCGCCTGTAATGCCCTGCTTCTCAGAAAAAAGCCGTCTTTTGTACACAGTTGCCAGAAAAACAAAAATGCGTTCGGAATAAACCGGGAAAAGCGCATCTTGCGGGATGGGTGAAAGCGGTTTATAATAAGCATGAAAACGTTTACACATAACAATGCATCCCAAAAGAGAGAAGTACTGCAAATGACCATCAGTGATATTGCAAAAATGGCGGGTGTATCCAGTGCGGCGGTCAGCCGCTACCTGAACGGAGGCCCCCTGAGCGAACAGAAGAGGGCTGTCATCCACGAGGTAGTGGAAAAGACCGGCTACCGCCCGGATACCGCCGCCCAGACTCTGCGCACCGGAAAAGTGAATCAGGTGGGGGTGATCGCTCCCAGCATCGGTTCCCAGTCGGTGGGGCAGATCACGGCAGGCATTGCCAGTGAGCTGGATGCAAAGAGCTATCTGATGCTGCTGGGAAACACCGAGCTGGACGCCCAGCGGGAATTGGGCTATCTGACTGCCATGCAGCGCAACCACGTGGCGGGCATCATCCTGCTGGGCAGCTATTATACCCCTCAGCTGGCGCAGGCGCTGAAAAACTGCCGTGTGCCGGTGGTGGTAACAGGCCAGCGTTTTCAGGATGTGGCCTGCGTGTACAACGACGACCGCACTGCAGCCCGGGAACTTGCCCAGCGGATGCTGGACCATGGCCGCAGAAGGATCGTTTATATTGGCGGTACAGAGAGGGACGATGCCACCGGCGTGCAGCGCCGTGAGGGCGTGCAGGATGCGCTGAACGCTGCCGGACTGAACGGCGAACAGATGCCCCGCATCTGCTGCAACGCCTTTACCATGGAGGAGGGCCAGCGCTGTATGCAGGAACTGCTGGTGCGCTGCCCGGATCTGGACGGTGTGGTCTGCGTGACCGACACGGTGGCCTTTGGTGCCATGCGTGCCCTGCGGGAAGCAGGACGGCATGTGGGGCAGGATGTGGGTCTTGCAGGCGTTGGCGACAGCTGGGCTGGCAGCATGATGGAACCGGGGCTGGCAACGGTGCGCTTTTACCAGAAGCAGGTGGGGCAGGAGGCTGCCCGGATCCTGCTGCAGATGCTGGAAGAAAATGGGAGCAGCGGGCCTGTGCGTCAGGTGACGCTGGACTATCAGATCGTGGAGCGAGGCTCCCTTTGATGATAAAGGATAAAAGTATGGGTCGTAAGCTGATTTTTCTGGATATTGACGGCACGCTGCTGCCGCCGGGTGATATGCTCATCCCGGAAAGCACTCTGGCTGCACTGGATCGCGCCAGAGCAAACGGACACAAGCTGTTTTTGTGCACCGGCCGCAACCACCGCATGACCGAACCGCTGCTGCGGCACGACTGCTTTGCGGGCGCAGTGTGCAGCGCCGGCGGCTATGTGCTGTGCGATGGCAAGACTCTGGTGGATATCCCCATGGAGCCGCAGCAGGCTGAAGGCGTGCGCGCGGCGCTGGAACGCAATGGCGTGGAGTGCACGCTGGAAGCCCGGGATGCCACCTTTGGCGGAAGCAAGATGGCTGAGAGGTGGAACTTTATCCACAAAAAGAACGATGCACCGCTGAACAGCGAAGCAGAACGCTGGCGCAAAGCCATGGAAGAGGGCATGTCCATCCTGCCGCTTTCCGATTACAAAGGGGAACCGCTGTATAAGATCGTGTTCATTGCCGACCACGAGAGCGACCTTGCCGAGGCAAAGCAGCTCTATGCCGACCAGTTCGTGTTCTGCGAGAGCAAGCTGGACAGCCTGACCGATGGCTTTGTGAATGGTGAGCTCATCAACCGCAAATTTGATAAGGGCACCGGAATCAAGGCCATCTGTGATCATCTGGGCTGCACGCTGGCGGATACCATCGGCTTTGGTGACAGCGATAATGACCTGCAGATGACCGATGTGGCGGGCATCAGTGTGTGTATGGCCAATGGCTCCGAAAACCTGAAAAAGCGGTGCGACCGCATTGCTCCCTCGGTATACGAGGACGGCATTGCAAAGGAGTTCAAGGCGCTGGGTCTGATCTGAAAAAACAACAAAGGCTGCGGCAGGGATAAGACCCGGGCCGCAGCTTTTTGCTGCCACAGGGTTTTATAAAACGGAAAAACGTGGTAGAATAAACCAGAATACCGGGTTCAAGGCCCGGCAAAAAGGGAGGAATTGAAATGCGTTCCGTTCTGGAAGTATGTGTGGACAGCACTGCCAGTGCACTGGCAGCAAAGCGCGGCGGTGCCAGCAGGCTGGAACTGTGTGCCGACCTGATCGTGGGCGGTACAACGCCCAGCCTTGCGCTGGTGCGTCAGGTCAAGGCGGAGACCGGCCTGCCGGTGCGTGCTCTGCTGCGGCCCCGGTTCGGAGATTTCTGTTACGACAGCTACGAGCTTGCCCAGATGGAACAGCTGGCCGCAGAGCTGGTGGAGGCCGGGGCGGATGGTATCGTGACCGGTGTGCTGACCCCGGAAGGGCAGCTGGATGCGGAGGCCATGCGGCCCATTTATGCGGCTGCGCGCAGGGCAGCGGAAAAGGCAGGCCGTCCGGTGGCGTGTACCCTGCACCGTGCCTTTGATGTCAGCGCCGACCCCTTTGCGGCACTGGAAACGGTCCGGAGCATGGGCCTTTGTACCATCCTCACCAGCGGGCAGGCGGCGAGTGCCCCAGAGGGAGCGGAGCTTCTCGGCCGACTGGTGGAGCGGGCAGGGGACAGCGTGGAAATTCTGGTAGGTGCCGGTGTCACGGCACAAAACATCCCGGCACTGGCCGCACAGACCGGGGCACATGCGTTCCACCTTTCCGGCAAGCAGGTGCTGCAAAGCCGCATGACCTTCCGCCGCGAGGGTGTGCCCATGGGGCTGCCGGGCTTTTCAGAGTTTGAGGTATGGCAGACGGGTGAAGAAAACATCCGTGCTGCACGGCAGGCACTGGATGCGATCAAGAACAACTAAAACGAAAGCGCTCTCCCAACGGAAACCCAGTGGGAGAGCGCTTTTTTATGATGATGAATTTGAAGGGTGAAGATAGCTTAGTAATGCAGCTCGTCGCCGGTCAGTGCTTCCAGCACCGGCAGCATGGCAGCGGCTTCGGCTTTGGCAGCGGGCAGATCCATATCGCGGTAGTTGCCGCATTCCACTTCGCTGGCACCGGGCACAGCGCCCTCAAAGCCAGCCATGAAGCGGAAGGATTCCACCGTCAGCTCCAGTGCCTCGGCGGGAGTCAGGCCGCGGGTGAGCAGATAGAAGCCGGTGCGGCAGCCCATGGGGCCAACGTAGATCACGCTGTCTTTAAAGGCGCTGTTGCGTGCATAGGTGGCAAACAGATGCTCCAGCGTGTGGGCGGCACCGGTGGACAGGTAATCGCCGTGATTGGGCCTTTTCATGCGGATGTCCCATGTGAGAACATCGCCGTCCTGACGGCTCGGATACATGCCGCGGTCCAGTTTGGTATGGTCAACACAGAAGCTTGCAATGCGTTCCATGATCTTCTCCTTTGGCTTATGCCTGCAGGCGCTGCACGCTGCCGTGAGCGCAGTCCACAGCGATCATCAGACCGTCACGGATGTGGCTGGTAGCACCGGCGGCACCCACAACGGTAGGCTTGAGCAGGGCCTTGCCGGCAATGGCAGCGTGGCTGTTCAGGCCCGGCTCTTCCACCACCAGAGCGGCGGCATCACGCACGTAACTCAGCATTTCGTTGCTGGTGGAGGGCACCACCAGAACCATGCCGGGCTTGAACTTTGCACGCACCTCTTCCAGCGTGCGGCAGACGCAGGCCTTGCCGGTGGCGCTGGTCACGTCGGCATTCTCGCGGCCAACGCCCACACCGGTAGCCAGACAGTTGCCTACCATGTGGATCTTGATCATGTTAGTGGTGCCGGACACGCCCACAGGCACGCCTGCGGTCACAACGGCCAGCTCACCGTTGTGCAGGTAGCCGTTCTCCTTGGCCAGAGAGGTGGACATCTCGATCAGCTCATCGGTGCTGTGTGCCAGAGGCATCATCAGCGGGGTGATGCCCCAGCTCAGGGCCAGCTGACGCTGCACCTGCTCCTTCATCACGCAGGCGATGATGGGCTGCTCCGGGCGGTACTTGCTCAGCAGACGGGCGGTGTTGCCGGACTCGGACACGGTGACGATGGCGGCAGCGTTCACGTCCTTGGCGGTCAGGCAGGCAGCGTGTGCAGTTGCATCGCTCACGCTGATCTTGCCGGTGTTCTCGGTGAGGGGAACAAAGCGGGCGTGATTCTCCTGCTCGGTGCGCTCAGCAATGGCAGACATGGTCTTGAGGGCCTCCACGGGGTAAGCACCGGCAGCAGTCTCGCCGGAAAGCATGATGGCAGAGGTGCCGTCGTAGATGGCATTTGCCACGTCAGAGATCTCGGCGCGGGTGGGACGGGGGTTCACGATCATGCTGTCCAGCATCTGGGTAGCGGTGACGATGGGCTTGCCAAAGGAGAAGGAGCGCTCGATGATATTCTTCTGAATGCCGGGCAGCTCGGTAAAGTCAATCTCAACGCCCAGATCGCCGCGGGCCACCATGACAGCATCGGCTGCAGCCAGAATGCTGTCGATGTTGTTCACGCCCTCACGGTTCTCGATCTTGGCGATGATGCGGATATCGGAATCATATTCGTTGAGCAGGTTACGGATATCGTACACATCCTGCGCGGTGCGCACGAAGGAAGCAGCGATGAAGTCAAAGCCCTGCTGTGCGCCAAAGATGATATCGTCGCGGTCGCGCTGGCTCATATACGGCATGGACAGATGCACGCCGGGCACATTGACACCCTTCTTGTTCTTGATCTTGCCGTTGTTCAGCACCTTGCACACGATGTCGGTGTCGTTCACGGTGATGATCTGCAGCTTGATCAGGCCGTCGTCCAGCATGATGGTGCCGCCGGGCTGCACGTCCTGCGGCAGGTCCTTATAGGTGATGGAGCAGATCTCCTTGGTGCCTTCCACCTCGCGGGTGGTCAGGGTGAAGGTCTGGCCGGCTTCCAGCATTTCAGTGCCGTTCTTGAAGTCCTTCAGGCGGATCTCGGGGCCTTTGGTGTCCAGCAGGGCGGCGACCGGCTTGCCCAGCTCTTCACGAATGGCCTTCAGCTTTTCAAAGCGGCCCAAATGCTCTTCGTGAGAGCCGTGGGAAAAATTAAAACGGGCAACATTCATGCCGTTGGCGACCAGCTCGCGCAGAACGCCTTCCTGATCGGTGGACGGGCCCAGAGTGCAGATGATCTTTGTTTTTCTCATATACTTTTACTACCTCCAACTACAACTTCACATTCTCTATTTTGCGGCAGGCTGTCCGCTGTCATACAGGCAGCTGCACGTGGCCAACGGGAAAAATCCCGTGCTGTGGTACAAAAGCGGAAAAATCCTGTGGTTCAAAACTTTTCCACCTATTATTATATCCGCTGGGATACAATAGGGCAAGGAAAACTTTGCGCTGTGGCTGAATTTTTTAGGCGGTCAAGAAATCTTTGCCACGGAATGACGCATTTACGTTTAAAAATGAAAAAACGCCCGGTCAATTCGTGAACAAAATGACGAACATTTTGGTGAAAATGACGGATATTTGCGGGAAGGCGAAAAAGCTTGCATCCGGCACAGGATTTGCTTATAATGATAAGTAAAGATAGTATCACTTATCCGGGGCAGGTCCCCGGAAGAAATGGAGAAAAAACGATATGGAAAAGCGTGTTTTTCTGATCGTCCTCGACAGCTTTGGAATCGGTGCAGAGCCGGATGCCGCCGCCTTTGGCGATGAGGGCACCAACACCCTGGGTGCCATTGCAAAACACCCCAACTTCAACTGCCCCAACCTGCAAAAGATGGGCATGTTCAACATTGATGGCGTGACCGCAGGCGAAAAGACCGCAGCGCCCATCTGCTCCTTTGCCCGCCTGCAGGAGCAGAGCATGGGCAAGGATACCACCATTGGTCACTGGGAGATCGCCGGTGTGGTAAGCCCCAAGCCGCTGCCCACCTTCCCGAACGGCTTCCCGGATGAGCTGATCCACGAGTTTGAGGAAAAGACCGGCCACAAGGTGCTGTGCAACAAGCCTTACTCCGGCACGCAGGTGCTGAAGGATTACGGCGAGCAGGCCATGAAAGAAAACGCCCTTATCGTCTACACCAGTGCCGACAGCGTATTTCAGGTGGCCGCCAACGAAGAGCTGGTGCCGGTGCATGAGCTGTACCGCTACTGCGAGATCGCCCGCGAGATGCTCAAGGGTGAGTACGGCGTGGGCCGCGTGATCGCACGCCCCTTCCTGGGCCACACTGCGGATACCTTCTACCGCACCACCAACCGCCACGACCTGAGCCTCAAGCCGCCCCGCGCTACCATGCTGGATCTGCTGAAAGATGCTGGCAGGGATGTGATCGCTGTTGGTAAGATCTTTGACATCTTCGACGGTGAGGGTGTGACCGAGAAAATCAAAACCACTGGCAATACCAACGGCATCGCCTTTACCAAGGCCCTGCAGACCCGCGACTTTGAGGGCCTTGCCTTTGTAAATCTGGTGGACTTCGATATGCTCTACGGACACCGCCGCGATGTAGCAGGCTATGCCGCCGCTGCCACCGAGTTTGACAAGTTCGTGGCCGACTTCATCCCCGGAATGCGGGAGGGCGATCTCCTCATGGTCACCGCCGACCATGGCTGCGACCCGTCCTATACCAAGACCACCGACCACACCCGCGAGTATGTGCCGTACCTGATCTGCGGCAAGGGCGTGAAGCCTGGCGTTGACCTTGGCACCCGTCTGTGCTTTGGCACCATCGCCCAGACCATCTGCGAGTATCTTGATGTGGATGCTTCCTCTCTGGACGGCAAGAGCGTCTGGAACGAGATCAAGGCATAATTATTTTGAATGAGAAAGCCGCCTGCATTGGTTCAAGATGCAGGCGGCATTTTTATGCAGTTTATCGGCACGGACTTTCTGGTGAAAAAGCAAAACAGGAAATGACCGCAGTCGTTTCCTGTTTTGCAAATAAAATAATATTTCCGCGATAGAGTCCGGAGCTTGCGCGGAGGACATTTCAAATCGTCAGGCCGCGTCGTTCTGCTGCGAAGCAGCATCCTGAATGGCACCCCAGATGGAGGAAGCCGCATTGTAGATGGACGATGCAGCCTGTTCCACCTCTTCCTGCGTGGGCAGGGAGATAGACGGGGCTTCGGCAGGTGTGTCCCCGCCGGTCTCGCCCTCGGCGGGAGCTTCCGGCTCCGGCGTCTGGGTGTCGGCAGGCTGCTCTGCAGGCTGGTCAGCCGGGACGGTCTCTTCCGGCAGGCTGTCGGCGGGCACTTCTTCGGGAACGCTCTCCGCAGGCACCTCCGAAACGGCAGCGTTCGGGTCGGTGGTGGGGGTGAACACATCGGTCTTTTCCGGCTTCTGGGTGGTGTCGGCAACGGTGCCCTCACCGCCCAGCACGGACGCGATCATTTCCCTGGCCTTGCTCACAGAAGCATCGTCCGGTTTCATGACGTAGAGCTTCTGTCCCTTGGCAGAGTAGCACTTGGTGCTGCTGGAGCTTGTGCCGGTGACGGTATAGCTTTCAATATCCCACTCGGCAAAGTCGCTCAGTTGCATCCGTACCAGCGCACTGATCTGATCCTGTGAAAAGCTGGTCACAAAGCAGTCGGAGGCGGCATCCATGATCTTGGAAAAGCCCATCAGCAGGGCAGGGGACTTGATCTTGTTCAGCATGGCATCGATCACCTTCATCTGGTTGATGCCGCGCTGGATATCGCCGGACGCAAAGGCGTGGCGTTCGCGGGCAAAGGCCAGTGCGGACTTACCGTCCAGATGGTTCCAGCCCTCCACAAAGGTGGTGGGGTCATAGTAGCCGGGGCTGCCCACAGAAGTGAACGCCTGATCGGAGTAGACATCCACGCCGCCCAGCGCATCGATGATGCTGATGAAGCCCGCAAAGTTGATGCGGATGTAATGGTCCACATTGACACCGTACAGATTGCCCAGTGTGGCCATGCTGGTTTCCACGCCGTACAGACCGGCGTGAGTCAGCTTATCCTTGCTGTCAGTGCCGGCAAGGTCTACGTAGTAGTCGCGCGGGGTGTTGATCAGGGCCACCCTCTTGGTGACAGGGTTCACGGCAGCAAGGATATTCACGTCGCTGCGGGCATTTTCGGTCAACTCGCCGCGGGTGTCCACGCCGCTGAGGTAGATCACAAACGGCTCCTTGGTGATCTTGTTGGCCTCGGCACCGGTGAGCAGGCCAGAGGTCATGCTGCCCAAGGCAGAAAGGCCCTGCTGGGCCCAGAAGCAGCCCAGTGCCATGGCAGCGCACAGGAACACCGAAAATACCCGGGCCACCTTGCCGGGAACATTGTACTCCTGACAGCGCTTTACCAGCAGCCACAAAAGCGCCAGCAGCGCGGCCAGAATGACCAGATACAGCACCGGCAGCATCTGGGTGCGCCACAGCTGCACCAGTGCCAGAATGCTTAAAATACCTTGTAAGATCAGCAAAATTTTCCCCCACTTGGAAGGTACTGCCACGGCTCCATCCACGGGCGGATGGGCCTTGGGCGGTACGGGTGTGTTGTGGCCGCTGCGCGGCGGCTTCTGGGGAGGCTGGGCCGGAGGCGGTGTGCTGGGCTGTTCCGGCGGCAGCTCGGAAAAAAACGCCGAGCTGTCTACCTCGATGGGCGCAGTATCCTCAGAGCCTTCCTTGCGGCTGATGTGCCGCAGAGAACGGTAATCTTCGTGGGAACGATCGTTTTCATCCATCATTCAAAACCACTCCTTTTTGTCAGGAAACAGGTACAATGGTCAGCACTGCACGGGCCGGAAGGCAGGTGGCGGTCTGATCTTCGTTGGAAAGCCAGCCAAAGCCTTCACAGATGTGATCCGGGCAGGGCGAATCCACGAACCGGGCTGCACCGTCCTTGATCTGAATGTGGACGGTATAGTAACCGGTGTCCACATCATAGGTCTCATCCACGTCCAGCGGCAGGTTCATGGTGGTGTTGTTGTCGCCGTAGATCAGCTCGGCCCGCAGCCCGGAGCCGGAAGCGTGCACGCGGCGCACCACCAGCAGCACAGCGGCAATGGCCAGAATGACCACGGCAAAGAGAAGATTGGTAAGCAGCTTTTTGTTTTTCATGCGTTAATCCTTGATCTGTAATTGTTCCAGCTCGGCCAGCCACAGTGCGGCACAGGCATCGCTGGGCATCCGCCAGTCGCCGCGGGGCGAAAGGGTCACGCTGCCCACCTTGGGGCCGTCGGGCAGGCAGCTGCGCTTGAACTGTTGGGCAAAGAACCGCCAGTAGAAGTTGCGCAGCCACTTGTACAGCACGCTGTCTGGGTACTCCGGCCGGCCTGCGAATGCAGCCTTTGCCAGCCGGAAGATCTTGGCCGGGCCAAAGCCGAAGCGCAGCACCTGATACAGGTAGAAATCGTGCAGCTCGTAGGGTCCCACAAGGTCCTCGGTCTTCTGCGCGATCTCGCCGTCCTTGGCAGGCAGCAGCTCCGGGGAGACGGGCGTATCCAGAATATCCAGCAGTACCGTGCGCAGAGCATCGGTGGCGGCAATGTCGGCTTCGTAGCGCACAAGGTGGCGCACCAGCGTTTTGGGCACACCGGCGTTCACACCGTACATGCTCATGTGGTCGCCGTTGTAGGTGGCCCAGCCCAGCGCCAGCTCCGAAAGGTCGCCGGTGCCCACTACAAGGCCTCCGGTGCGGTTGGCGGTATCCATCAGCTCCAACGTGCGCACGCGGGCCTGTCCGTTTTCAAAGGTGACATCCAGCACGCTCTCGTCCTGACCGATGTCCGCAAAATGGCTGTGCACGGTGTTGGCGATATCGATCTCTTTAAAGGAGACCTGCAGCTCATCGCACAGGATCTCTGCGTTGCTGCGGGTGCGCTTCGTGGTG
Above is a genomic segment from Faecalibacterium taiwanense containing:
- a CDS encoding copper homeostasis protein CutC; translated protein: MRSVLEVCVDSTASALAAKRGGASRLELCADLIVGGTTPSLALVRQVKAETGLPVRALLRPRFGDFCYDSYELAQMEQLAAELVEAGADGIVTGVLTPEGQLDAEAMRPIYAAARRAAEKAGRPVACTLHRAFDVSADPFAALETVRSMGLCTILTSGQAASAPEGAELLGRLVERAGDSVEILVGAGVTAQNIPALAAQTGAHAFHLSGKQVLQSRMTFRREGVPMGLPGFSEFEVWQTGEENIRAARQALDAIKNN
- a CDS encoding LacI family DNA-binding transcriptional regulator, which produces MTISDIAKMAGVSSAAVSRYLNGGPLSEQKRAVIHEVVEKTGYRPDTAAQTLRTGKVNQVGVIAPSIGSQSVGQITAGIASELDAKSYLMLLGNTELDAQRELGYLTAMQRNHVAGIILLGSYYTPQLAQALKNCRVPVVVTGQRFQDVACVYNDDRTAARELAQRMLDHGRRRIVYIGGTERDDATGVQRREGVQDALNAAGLNGEQMPRICCNAFTMEEGQRCMQELLVRCPDLDGVVCVTDTVAFGAMRALREAGRHVGQDVGLAGVGDSWAGSMMEPGLATVRFYQKQVGQEAARILLQMLEENGSSGPVRQVTLDYQIVERGSL
- the ftsH gene encoding ATP-dependent zinc metalloprotease FtsH; this translates as MIFLQSKRPRFNPLILALALAAVLMVWSVLGGTGAASSSSMEYSTVVHYFESLQVTQFSLDLNTGVITMNLKEGGKNNLPLPDTTSQSTTQATGGLLSGMLSSSDEDTAAQKNSDGTVTVRYKLPYASMFVKYVGDYIAAYDAANPDAPMVYDYTPVKENIPWMEILFYLAMLGCTGFLLFSMMRGGAGGGGIMNVGKAKVKDEHENQKTATFADVAGEDEEKEELKEVVEFLKSPEKFNTLGARIPHGVLLVGPPGTGKTLLARACAGEAGVPFYSISGSDFVEMYVGVGASRVRDLFDKAKKSMPCIIFIDEIDAVGRQRGAGLGGGHDEREQTLNQLLVEMDGFEANDGIIVMAATNRADILDKALLRPGRFDRQVYVGLPDVKGREEILKVHTKKKPLAPDVSLRVIAQRTAGFAGADLENLVNEAALLAARRNRKAITMEDIEEASMKVMAGPEKKSRVVTPEEKKLTAYHEAGHAVAGFYCKHHPRVHEITIIPRGQAGGYTMYLPEKDRSYVTKGEMFEDIVSSLGGRVAEQLILEDISTGASNDLQQATNIARQMITKYGFSERLGPVVYGTSQEETFLGRDLGQGKGYSETTAAEIDGEMRDIIDEAYETCRRTLTEHIDQLHALAQALMEREKLNEQEFNIIMAGGTLPPREGDEPKPEQPAQTVQAAPAETAQQAETAESAETAEPAEQAETAQPLPETAAPETPDAQDPQN
- a CDS encoding HAD family hydrolase gives rise to the protein MIKDKSMGRKLIFLDIDGTLLPPGDMLIPESTLAALDRARANGHKLFLCTGRNHRMTEPLLRHDCFAGAVCSAGGYVLCDGKTLVDIPMEPQQAEGVRAALERNGVECTLEARDATFGGSKMAERWNFIHKKNDAPLNSEAERWRKAMEEGMSILPLSDYKGEPLYKIVFIADHESDLAEAKQLYADQFVFCESKLDSLTDGFVNGELINRKFDKGTGIKAICDHLGCTLADTIGFGDSDNDLQMTDVAGISVCMANGSENLKKRCDRIAPSVYEDGIAKEFKALGLI
- a CDS encoding S-ribosylhomocysteine lyase, with product MERIASFCVDHTKLDRGMYPSRQDGDVLTWDIRMKRPNHGDYLSTGAAHTLEHLFATYARNSAFKDSVIYVGPMGCRTGFYLLTRGLTPAEALELTVESFRFMAGFEGAVPGASEVECGNYRDMDLPAAKAEAAAMLPVLEALTGDELHY